From Theileria annulata chromosome 1, complete sequence, *** SEQUENCING IN PROGRESS ***, one genomic window encodes:
- a CDS encoding Dead/deah box RNA helicase, putative (Signal peptide predicted for TA19440 by SignalP 2.0 HMM (Signal peptide probability 0.882, signal anchor probability 0.027) with cleavage site probability 0.650 between residues 18 and 19) — MKLSVYGIVLLSFLTSYSYITNNLSRMLQFFPYSCPFSHRRADLSHKPFEKSGRLYSYNFEDYDNTKDHKELLLKSLRNKVFEISEPNSKLEEKYIKASGPGGQKINKSAICVQLNYSNPSGSIKINIKCKKHRTLILNRIEATEILIAKINEIKEKEIMEIKRENFKEAMRNRKLSEKSKFYMMNRVLLTLIFVYFNINFKSWCFLNYYSSSRDYEHIHNVNDKHYDSKFVSVNALDKSKHKVPSNKSGKYVKSKKTGTNKEDLDSLFAKDNDERKLIKEINASRRYFSEKNNPLMRKIEHSNQIISSKKIKKLAERAGTLNVKSLKEKTKLLEKPDKIEKKSKVRDSNNRSDLNKITSKPHSEVSKSDLAKDEVEKKVYKRTKISEKELNFLPLKAPGIRALEPDSMKNVQVEEIESLIKLGYDGIIDMNSLFKSKTDGGGTSDSEFIKVPFKSLGIYDEKLIEALKLLGIDRPTYAQKKFIPKLTEILNTKLTEKSRNLITSVVHASTGSGKTLMYMLPIFQSCLNQSLPLFGGWSTYNQKAILGYVEELINQDILVICPSLELCVQSSKVAKTIYEQYKAVKSEGRTGDFYSDFSKILAIPSKDKESDEIGTLQVETEIKPTLLIGNANILYQKKNIKKIMSEKAEEYEEAKTTIQEMTASMLLTKEIDPTPNTIKRTVAMYFATPGRLYSILFDHKLLNLKNFRYVVLDEYDSYLEMVGDSGKKIKNARTKDLINKMFKNMSNRYEREMEEDLGRELKENLLNLRRKYVMCVSASDNLMSMPGILRKFFLEEGEKNEKENENSKESCDSENNEVKKHTKSKTSYQFPKNILHTMAIYSVPDAKLSLLRKILKSVPYNKSVLIFCDSNVSFRWGGTASFLLKYLSGIFGDSSIQILNSVQNRIIRRKAFSNIIQTNIDNTNLYNINKKTTKLVKDILISTRLNSRGIDFSGYTHVINYDLPHGKRSLLNMDAQTQIHIYTKAEE, encoded by the exons ATGAAATTGTCTGTTTATGGGATTGTTTTGCTATCCTTCTTAACTTCGTACagttatataactaataatcTTAGTCGAATGCTTCAGTTCTTTCCTTATTCTTGCCCATTCTCTCATAGAAGAGCCG ATTTGAGTCACAAACCCTTTGAAAAATCTGGAAGATTGTATTCTTATAATTTTGAAGATTATGATAACACAAAAGACCACAAAGAATTGTTACTAAAGTCATTGAGAAATAAAGTGTTTGAAATTTCTGAACCAAACTCTAAATTAGAAgagaaatatataaaagcAAGTGGCCCAGGAGGGcaaaaaatcaataaatcAGCAATTTGTGTACaactaaattattcaaacCCCTCAGGaagtattaaaatcaatatcaAGTGTAAAAAACATAGaacattaattttgaaCCGAATAGAAGCTACAGAAATACTAATCGCTAAAATTAACgaaataaaagaaaaggAGATTATGGAAATAAAGAGAGAAAATTTCAAGGAAGCGATGAGAAATAGAAAGTTGTCGGAGAAATCAAA ATTTTATATGATGAATAGAGTCTTGTTGACgttaatatttgtttattttaacataaattttaaaagttggtgttttttaaattattacagCTCATCAAGGGACTATGAACATATTCATAATGTAAATGATAAACACTATGATTCAAAATTTGTTAGTGTTAACGCTCTAGATAAGTCAAAACATAAAGTTCCAAGTAATAAATCAGGAAAATACGTTAAATCGAAAAAAACAGGAACAAATAAAGAAGATTTGGACTCATTGTTTGCTAAGGATAACGACGAACGAAAGCTAATCAAGGAAATAAACGCATCAAGAAGATATTTTAGTGAGAAAAATAACCCTTTGATGAGGAAAATAGAACATAGTAATCAGATAATTTCAagtaaaaaaatcaaaaagTTGGCAGAAAGAGCAGGAACCCTTAATGTAAAAAGCTTGAAAGAGAAAACAAAATTGTTAGAAAAACCggataaaattgaaaagaAAAGTAAAGTACGTGATTCCAATAATAGAAGtgatttgaataaaattactagTAAACCTCACTCTGAAGTAAGTAAAAGTGATTTGGCAAAAGATGAAGTAGAGAAAAAAGTTTATAAGAGGACAAAAATATCTGAAAAGGAGTTGAATTTCTTGCCACTAAAGGCACCAGGAATAAGAGCACTAGAGCCTGATTCAATGAAGAATGTCCAAGTTGAAGAAATTGAGTCGCTAATCAAGTTGGGGTACGATGGTATAATTGACATGAACTCACTTTTCAAAAGTAAAACTGATGGTGGTGGAACTTCAGATTCTGAATTCATTAAAGTTCCGTTCAAGTCGCTGGGAATATACGATGAGAAGTTAATTGAGGCATTAAAGCTGTTGGGAATTGATAGACCAACATACGCTCAGAAAAAGTTCATACCTAAGTTAACTGAGATTTTAAATACCAAATTAACAGAAAAGTCTAGAAATTTGATAACAAGTGTTGTCCATGCCTCTACAGGCTCTGGAAAAACATTAATGTATATGTTACCAATATTTCAATCTTGTTTGAATCAGTCCTTACCACTGTTTGGAGGATGGTCAACCTACAACCAAAAGGCGATATTGGGTTATGTTGAGGAACTTATAAACCAAGATATTCTGGTAATATGCCCTTCACTTGAACTCTGCGTTCAGTCTAGTAAAGTAGCAAAAACTATATATGAACAGTACAAAGCTGTAAAAAGTGAAGGTAGGACTGGAGATTTTTACTCAGATTTCTCAAAAATTCTAGCAATACCTTCTAAAGACAAAGAAAGTGATGAGATTGGTACACTCCAAGTTGAAACTGAAATAAAGCCTACACTATTAATAGGAAACGCAAACATTCTGTATCagaaaaaaaatataaagaagATAATGTCTGAAAAGGCAGAAGAATATGAAGAAGCAAAAACCACAATACAGGAAATGACAGCGTCAATGCTTCTTACCAAAGAGATCGATCCCACTCCAAACACTATAAAAAGAACAGTGGCAATGTATTTTGCAACTCCAGGCCGTCTGTACTCAATTCTATTCGACCACAAGTTATTGAATCTGAAGAATTTTAGATACGTGGTTCTTGATGAATATGATAGCTACCTGGAAATGGTAGGTGATTCTGgtaaaaaaatcaaaaatgCTAGAACAAAGGACcttataaataaaatgttcAAAAATATGAGTAATAGGTATGAAAGAGAGATGGAAGAAGACCTAGGCAGAGAATTAAAGGAGAATCTACTAAATTTGAGAAGAAAGTATGTCATGTGTGTTTCAGCATCAGATAATTTGATGTCAATGCCAGGGATTCTAAGGAAGTTTTTTCTAGAAGAAGgagaaaaaaatgaaaaggAAAATGAGAATTCTAAAGAATCGTGTGATTCTGAAAACAATGAAGTTAAAAAACACACAAAATCAAAAACCTCGTATCAATTTCCGAAAAATATCCTACACACCATGGCAATATATTCAGTGCCGGACGctaaattatcattattgAGGAAAATCCTAAAATCAGTCCCATACAATAAGTCAGTTTTGATATTTTGTGATTCAAATGTTAGTTTTAGATGGGGa GGAACTGCAAGCTTTTTGTTAAAGTACTTGAGTGGAATTTTTGGAGATTCATCAATACAGATTTTGAACAGCGTACAAAACAGGATAATCAGAAGGAAAGCGTTCagtaatataatacaaacTAATATAGATAACACAAATTtgtacaatattaataagaAAACGACAAAACTGGTAAAAGATATTTTGATATCTACCAGACTGAACTCAAGAGGCATCGACTTCAGCGGTTACACCCACGTAATTAACTATGATCTACCACACGGTAAGCGatctttattaaatatggACGCTCAGACCCAGATTCATATATACACAAAAGCGGAAGAATAG